Proteins from a genomic interval of Phenylobacterium sp. LH3H17:
- a CDS encoding GNAT family N-acetyltransferase — MQIDVLRPQDLSAERVARWGELQAADIELDTPFLAPGWARLIERIQGEGARNVRVAVAHKDGRDVAFMPVRVGSFTAMPAGAPMCDYQGVVAEAGVAVDARAMVAALGVHRLDFSHMLESQPAFRRFARGRFVSHVIDVEGGYEAYEAERRAAGTSVLKDCDKKRRKAEREIGPAVFQAFSRSSADFDKLMAWKRAQLKATGQTDIFETGWTRDLMSEMFASRDPDFGGVMFTLHFGDRLAAAHLHLRGRRTIHGWIIAHDPEFERYSPGLLLFQSILRWMDDTPYRRLDLGPGDYRFKRDLANHGQWVTHGFVGAPSPATLTRAVAYGVRRVAEALPLGQISELPGKAMRRMDQWRGLR; from the coding sequence ACTCCAGGCGGCCGATATCGAGCTGGATACGCCCTTCCTCGCGCCGGGCTGGGCGCGGCTGATCGAGCGGATCCAGGGCGAGGGCGCGCGCAATGTCCGCGTCGCCGTGGCCCATAAGGACGGCCGCGACGTGGCGTTCATGCCGGTCAGGGTGGGTTCCTTCACCGCCATGCCGGCCGGGGCCCCGATGTGCGACTACCAGGGCGTGGTGGCCGAGGCCGGGGTCGCCGTCGACGCCCGCGCCATGGTCGCGGCCCTGGGCGTCCATCGGCTGGACTTCTCCCACATGCTGGAGAGCCAGCCGGCGTTCCGTCGCTTCGCCCGCGGCCGGTTCGTCTCCCATGTCATCGATGTCGAGGGCGGCTACGAGGCCTATGAGGCCGAGCGCCGCGCGGCCGGCACCTCGGTGCTGAAGGACTGCGACAAGAAGCGCCGCAAGGCTGAGCGCGAGATCGGTCCCGCGGTCTTCCAGGCCTTCTCCCGCTCCAGCGCCGACTTCGACAAGCTGATGGCGTGGAAGCGCGCCCAGCTCAAGGCCACCGGCCAGACCGACATCTTCGAGACCGGCTGGACCCGAGACCTGATGTCCGAGATGTTCGCCAGCCGCGATCCGGACTTCGGCGGGGTCATGTTCACCCTGCACTTCGGCGACCGGCTGGCGGCGGCGCACCTGCATCTGCGCGGGCGCCGCACGATCCACGGCTGGATCATCGCCCACGACCCGGAGTTCGAGCGCTACTCCCCGGGTCTGCTGCTGTTCCAGTCCATCCTGCGCTGGATGGACGACACGCCCTATCGCCGCCTGGACCTCGGCCCCGGCGACTACCGCTTCAAGCGCGACCTCGCCAATCACGGCCAGTGGGTGACCCACGGTTTCGTCGGCGCCCCCTCCCCCGCGACCCTGACGCGGGCGGTCGCCTATGGGGTGCGCCGTGTGGCGGAAGCCCTGCCCTTGGGCCAGATTTCCGAACTGCCCGGCAAGGCGATGCGCCGCATGGATCAGTGGCGAGGGCTTCGGTAG